The Coffea arabica cultivar ET-39 chromosome 8e, Coffea Arabica ET-39 HiFi, whole genome shotgun sequence genome window below encodes:
- the LOC113704376 gene encoding uncharacterized protein: MGKRRAGGEGTSRNVRQRGDNLECDIHQSGSIDIRENGRAESNSARMRTGARHDAADACSSANVENLQSEQVVRAAISRSPYSTRSSTHMVKEIIDKLTPEQENAIKDLGFAPILKILAFNLDNDYCSWLVDHFNAEQRTLNVHGRSLKVTPKHVGYVTGLNSGGLDVAALESELSLDDNLLTEFNIQLDNGGEIGLARLRTSLMKTNSSGTDFKVKLVLFLLCRLLCPRTKFAIRKSLLAVVAKVDNLKNMNWSKYILDHLIDSLCDQRQRNQFEFVGCIVVLMILYFEHFCIHGDAYTALCNRHIPRIEDWDEEVLKRKVDQLKVMGVFNGAQVDAMFEDHSVGEERRLEDGIEKIESRLQSIEDAMRDLKGQVEQFHQMVTRLVEMMEVNQKMVLQEMRRINAKSSIVCESCGMNGDGLHNVGDCAICLNRMMLQETALVKGCQHAYCVTCILRWASYKEQPTCPLCTRPFEFLITHRSPDGSIRSYMSEESVRHLLESSWFSPPVDDEEDLDEISVGS, encoded by the exons AT GGGAAAGAGGAGGGCGGGAGGCGAAGGAACCAGTCGTAACGTGCGGCAGAGAGGTGATAATCTGGAATGTGATATTCATCAAAGTGGTAGTATTGATATTAGAGAGAATGGAAGGGCTGAAAGTAATTCAGCCAGAATGAGGACGGGAGCAAGACATGATGCAGCAGATGCTTGCAGCAGTGCGAATGTAGAAAACTTGCAGTCTGAACAAGTTGTTAGAGCAGCCATTTCACGA TCACCATATAGCACTAGAAGCTCGACGCATATGGTGAAAGAAATAATTGACAAGCTCACGCCAGAACAAGAGAATGCAATTAAGGATCTAGGTTTTGCACCGATTCTAAAGATACTAGCTTTCAATCTAGATAACGATTACTGTTCTTGGTTGGTGGACCATTTCAATGCAGAGCAGAGGACATTGAATGTCCATGGTAGAAGTTTGAAGGTGACTCCTAAGCATGTTGGGTATGTAACGGGATTGAATAGTGGAGGCTTGGATGTAGCTGCTTTAGAAAGTGAATTGTCTTTGGATGATAATTTACTGACTGAATTTAACATTCAGTTGGATAATGGTGGTGAGATAGGCTTGGCCAGACTGAGAACTAGTCTAATGAAGACCAACAGCAGCGGGACAGACTTCAAAGTTAAGCTTGTGCTGTTTTTGCTCTGTAGACTCTTATGCCCTAGGACGAAGTTTGCTATAAGGAAGAGCTTGCTTGCAGTAGTTGCCAAGGTGGACAATTTGAAGAACATGAACTGGTCTAAATACATCCTTGACCACCTGATTGACTCTCTTTGCGATCAGAGGCAAAGAAATCAGTTCGAGTTTGTTGGGTGCATTGTTGTTTTGATG ATCTTATACTTTGAGCATTTTTGCATCCATGGTGACGCATATACAGCACTTTGTAATCGGCACATTCCACGCATTGAAGACTGGGATGAAGAGGTGTTGAAGAGGAAGGTTGATCAGCTAAAGGTTATGGGGGTTTTCAATGGTGCACAG GTCGATGCCATGTTTGAAGATCATTCTGTTGGTGAGGAGAGACGTCTTGAGGATGGGATAGAGAAGATTGAAAGTAGGCTTCAAAGTATTGAAGATGCTATGAGGGATCTGAAAGGACAGGTTGAGCAATTTCATCAGATGGTGACCAGATTGGTTGAGATGATGGAGGTCAACCAAAAAATGGTCCTTCAGGAGATGAGAAGAATCAATGCCAAGTCCTCAATCGTCTGTGAGAGTTGTGGTATGAATGGTGATGGTCTTCATAATGTTGGGGACTGTGCAATATGTTTGAATAGAATGATGCTCCAGGAAACTGCTCTTGTAAAAGGTTGCCAGCATGCTTACTG TGTAACCTGCATCCTCCGATGGGCATCCTACAAGGAGCAACCTACCTGCCCACTATGCACGCGTCCGTTTGAATTTCTTATTACCCATCGCTCTCCCGATGGCAG CATTCGCAGTTATATGTCTGAGGAGAGCGTGCGCCATCTCCTTGAATCCTCTTGGTTTAGTCCACCagttgatgatgaagaagatttAGATGAGATTAGCGTTGGTAGTTGA
- the LOC113704117 gene encoding uncharacterized protein — MAATIFEIAHQEQQLTDSLQDLSIHDQSEMMEEKMKGNGTYAAGEMTSVGCESSSGVADSRFDNNSPHHDGVCAICLNHIMLQETALVKGCEHAYCVNCILHWASYKKEPTCPQCKQPFESLNIHRSLDGSIHDYMFEESVCLLLRAVWYKPLIVEERDEVEDDMGFFYSYAYEDEEEEEIDEIYFGGSSSIRIGNRRWGDNGYVRAGRQEARPIPRPNTQDSGAGPSRQPRKKETAAARESPAVGRRAKRALKREAADKAAAAKHQQHLARLGRK; from the exons ATGGCTGCTACAATCTTCGAAATCGCCCATCAAGAGCAACAACTCACCGACTCTCTTCAAGATCTATCCATCCACGACCAG AGTGAGATGATGGAGGAGAAAATGAAGGGTAACGGTACTTATGCAGCAGGGGAGATGACTTCAGTGGGATGTGAGAGTAGCAGTGGTGTTGCTGACAGTCGTTTTGATAACAATAGTCCCCATCATGATGGGGTTTGTGcaatttgtttgaatcatattATGCTTCAGGAAACTGCACTTGTAAAAGGTTGCGAGCATGCCTACTG CGTGAACTGCATACTGCATTGGGCATCTTACAAGAAGGAACCTACATGTCCCCAGTGCAAACAACCATTTGAGTCTCTCAATATTCATCGGTCCCTTGATGGAAG CATTCATGATTATATGTTCGAGGAGAGTGTGTGTCTCCTCCTAAGAGCCGTATGGTACAAGCCCTTGATTGTGGAGGAAAGGGATGAGGTGGAAGATGATATGGGATTTTTCTATTCCTATGCCTacgaagatgaagaagaagaagagatagATGAGATTTACTTTGGTGGTTCATCGAGTATACGGATTGGTAACAGAAGATGGGGGGACAATGGTTATGTTCGAGCAGGAAGGCAGGAAGCTAGGCCAATTCCTCGCCCCAATACCCAAGACTCTGGTGCGGGACCATCTCGCCAgcctagaaagaaagaaactgcAGCTGCAAGAGAGTCGCCAGCAGTGGGCCGAAGGGCTAAAAGGGCTCTGAAGCGTGAAGCTGCTGATAAAGCAGCTGCTGCAAAGCATCAGCAGCATTTGGCAAGGTTGGGTCGCAAGTGA